One genomic segment of Streptomyces sp. TLI_146 includes these proteins:
- a CDS encoding methyltransferase domain-containing protein, with amino-acid sequence MDPARWNAAAESDDPLVTQWDDGRRQGAERGQVASAPSVVAAMLRDLDVRPGQRVLEVGTGTGWNAGLLARRLGAGSVTTVEVDPALADTARMSLERHGLGDVTVVCGDGFAGYRSGAPYDRTIATCGVRTVPAAWLEQCRPGGRIVVRLRCPPPTGNHGQSAPRSRKIVAIAPVPSDRYGPPVVLPSVTDVEVRRRSAGVKRRCGEGSGVSSRT; translated from the coding sequence GTGGATCCGGCGCGGTGGAATGCCGCGGCCGAGTCCGATGATCCGTTGGTGACTCAGTGGGACGACGGCAGACGCCAGGGGGCGGAGCGGGGGCAGGTGGCGTCCGCTCCGTCCGTCGTCGCCGCGATGCTCAGGGATCTCGATGTGCGGCCCGGGCAGCGGGTTTTGGAGGTGGGTACCGGTACCGGTTGGAATGCCGGGCTCTTGGCGCGCCGTCTGGGCGCTGGGTCGGTGACCACGGTCGAGGTGGACCCGGCGCTTGCCGACACCGCCCGCATGTCCTTGGAGCGGCATGGTCTGGGTGACGTCACCGTGGTGTGCGGGGACGGCTTTGCCGGATACCGCTCCGGGGCACCGTACGACCGGACCATCGCCACCTGCGGCGTACGGACCGTCCCGGCCGCGTGGCTGGAGCAGTGCCGGCCGGGCGGGCGGATCGTGGTGCGCCTTCGCTGCCCGCCCCCGACCGGGAACCACGGTCAATCTGCACCCCGCAGCAGGAAGATCGTGGCAATCGCTCCAGTGCCGTCTGATCGCTACGGGCCGCCTGTTGTTCTGCCCTCTGTCACGGACGTTGAGGTCAGGCGTCGAAGCGCTGGCGTGAAACGTCGATGTGGCGAAGGTAGCGGTGTGTCCAGTCGCACATGA
- a CDS encoding ATP-binding protein: protein MRSAIRPVCRHILRSSPIYCLPLDPGSAGAARGYVHAFLGGARRDALEEDSLLIVSELVTNAVRHGAGPVWFCLRHVTQSDGAEALHVLVGDHGSGCDRDAGATVEATDSTSGRGLCIVDALASSWGSTQAQGHHIMWASLEIMPSSGASSQHREPCGPVSTALAAA, encoded by the coding sequence ATGCGCTCGGCCATTCGCCCTGTCTGCCGGCACATCCTGAGGTCCTCGCCGATCTATTGCCTTCCCCTCGATCCCGGCTCCGCCGGTGCGGCCCGCGGATATGTGCATGCGTTCCTCGGCGGCGCACGACGTGATGCCCTTGAGGAGGACAGCCTCCTGATCGTTTCCGAACTGGTGACCAATGCTGTCCGCCATGGCGCCGGGCCGGTCTGGTTCTGTCTGCGGCACGTCACCCAGAGCGACGGTGCGGAAGCGCTTCATGTGCTCGTCGGCGATCACGGATCGGGCTGCGATCGTGACGCCGGGGCGACCGTCGAGGCAACCGACTCCACCTCAGGACGAGGGCTGTGCATTGTCGACGCGCTGGCCAGCAGCTGGGGATCCACCCAGGCGCAGGGCCATCACATCATGTGGGCCAGCCTGGAGATCATGCCCTCTTCGGGGGCTTCGTCGCAGCACCGGGAGCCGTGTGGCCCGGTGTCCACGGCACTCGCGGCGGCGTGA
- a CDS encoding TetR/AcrR family transcriptional regulator: protein MTTLSSRAGTKGVPRAERERQVLAAATEEFGRHGYEATTVAAIATRVGVTKPLLHQYFGGKQDLYLACLDPVGDRLLGAIEKAMARHAAGAPPTPLRVLEALFTALDGQREAWFVLYDPSLPPGSDAAHRAATYRAAIDDLAALGTADLLHTAGAGDPLDADALKYAWRGLCTALVRWWINHPDESPDAMTRRCARLLGAVRSVLADGDTDTGV from the coding sequence ATGACAACGCTCTCCTCCAGGGCTGGCACCAAGGGCGTACCGAGGGCCGAGCGCGAACGGCAGGTCCTGGCCGCGGCCACCGAGGAGTTCGGCCGCCACGGCTACGAAGCCACCACGGTGGCCGCCATCGCCACCCGCGTCGGCGTCACCAAGCCGCTCCTGCACCAGTACTTCGGCGGCAAGCAGGACCTCTACCTCGCCTGCCTCGACCCCGTCGGCGACCGTCTGCTCGGTGCCATCGAGAAGGCGATGGCACGCCATGCCGCCGGCGCGCCGCCCACGCCCCTGCGCGTGCTGGAAGCCCTGTTCACTGCCCTGGACGGCCAGCGCGAGGCATGGTTCGTCCTCTACGACCCGTCACTGCCGCCCGGTAGCGACGCCGCCCACCGCGCGGCCACCTATCGTGCCGCGATCGACGACCTTGCCGCCCTCGGCACCGCCGACCTCCTGCACACCGCCGGAGCCGGTGACCCGCTCGACGCGGACGCCCTCAAATACGCCTGGCGCGGCCTGTGTACCGCACTGGTCCGCTGGTGGATCAACCACCCCGACGAGTCGCCCGACGCGATGACCCGGCGCTGCGCGCGGCTGCTGGGCGCTGTCCGTAGCGTCCTCGCCGACGGTGACACCGACACGGGCGTGTGA